The Kitasatospora setae KM-6054 genome contains a region encoding:
- a CDS encoding ALF repeat-containing protein → MSIRRSIAAAVFVAAVAAPTVLGAGTAMAETGADPVGQSQPDAAPAEAAPAPAPAEAAPAEAAPAEAAPAPAAPAPAAEPAARAADSPSSAASGSGSSSPDPSPSPDPTPTPDPTPSGGTETPDPELEALRARLTAALEEQGHTPEYYAAGEAVKDGTKEQIKNVLDVELPRIVAAEAAQKELDQARAKVRKIIDESGLPAVRTAGQKALDGDLAALNHFIDVEYPAILEDTERAAIQQLLATPGIGPNVKSAATAALAGGLAEMRDFRAKFRDYLLADLQAQIEQAIAQGGPEVRKAAQIAKDSGDPDTMYAFLTSGLQAARARDEAAGQGKDDGLGDPSIPQLPSTGSTGAGSLTDVSLDTTGSTGTTTTTTADGNTTADATDLAATGTDAPIGSLLVGGATAIALGAGTLVLTRRRRQES, encoded by the coding sequence TTGAGCATTCGTCGTTCGATAGCCGCCGCCGTCTTCGTGGCCGCGGTCGCCGCGCCCACCGTGCTCGGTGCGGGCACCGCGATGGCCGAGACCGGCGCCGACCCGGTCGGCCAGTCCCAGCCGGACGCCGCACCCGCCGAGGCCGCGCCCGCGCCCGCGCCCGCCGAGGCCGCACCCGCCGAGGCCGCGCCCGCCGAGGCCGCACCCGCGCCTGCCGCGCCCGCGCCCGCCGCCGAACCCGCCGCGCGCGCCGCCGACTCGCCCTCGTCCGCCGCGTCCGGCTCCGGCTCGTCCTCGCCCGACCCGTCCCCCTCCCCGGACCCGACGCCGACCCCGGACCCGACGCCCAGCGGCGGCACCGAGACCCCGGACCCGGAGTTGGAGGCGCTGCGCGCCCGGCTGACGGCGGCGCTGGAGGAGCAGGGCCACACCCCCGAGTACTACGCGGCGGGCGAGGCGGTGAAGGACGGCACCAAGGAGCAGATCAAGAACGTCCTGGACGTCGAGCTGCCGCGGATCGTCGCGGCCGAGGCGGCGCAGAAGGAGCTCGACCAGGCCCGGGCCAAGGTCCGGAAGATCATCGACGAGAGCGGTCTGCCCGCGGTCCGCACGGCCGGCCAGAAGGCGCTCGACGGTGACCTGGCGGCGCTGAACCACTTCATCGACGTCGAGTACCCGGCGATCCTGGAGGACACCGAGCGGGCGGCGATCCAGCAGCTGCTGGCCACCCCCGGCATCGGCCCGAACGTGAAGAGCGCCGCGACGGCGGCGCTGGCCGGCGGCCTGGCCGAGATGAGGGACTTCCGGGCGAAGTTCCGCGACTACCTGCTGGCCGACCTGCAGGCGCAGATCGAGCAGGCCATCGCGCAGGGCGGGCCGGAGGTCCGGAAGGCCGCGCAGATCGCCAAGGACTCCGGCGACCCGGACACCATGTACGCGTTCCTGACCTCCGGCCTCCAGGCGGCCCGGGCCCGGGACGAGGCGGCCGGCCAGGGCAAGGACGACGGCCTGGGCGACCCGAGCATCCCGCAGCTGCCGTCCACCGGCTCGACCGGGGCGGGCAGCCTGACCGACGTCTCGCTGGACACCACGGGCAGCACGGGCACCACCACGACCACCACGGCCGACGGCAACACCACCGCGGACGCCACCGACCTGGCGGCCACCGGCACCGACGCCCCGATCGGCTCCCTGCTGGTCGGCGGCGCCACCGCGATCGCGCTCGGCGCGGGCACCCTGGTGCTCACCCGCCGCCGTCGCCAGGAGTCCTGA
- the corA gene encoding magnesium/cobalt transporter CorA codes for MIVDCGIYRDGKRVPGPEDFSDALAEVRAAGNGFLWIGLADPTTEEFDHVSDEFGLHPLAVEDAVTAHQRPKVDIYQDSVFTVLKTAAYHQDHETVSIGELMIFLGDSYVMTVRHGPESPLKDLRAELEAQPELLAHGPAAVLYAVCDLVVDQYLDVATELQTDLDELEAEIFSPGRSRGAAERIYGFKRQVVGFRKATFPLMEPALRLTRAGDEVRVPFVAGALRPYFRDVADHLAKVNEVVESLDRLLSDILSANLAQVSVQQNDDMRKISAWAALAAVPTMIAGIYGMNFEHMPELRQAWGYPAVLLVMAGVCVGLHRLFKRAGWL; via the coding sequence ATGATCGTGGATTGCGGCATCTACCGGGACGGGAAGCGCGTGCCGGGCCCCGAGGACTTCTCGGACGCCCTGGCGGAGGTCCGCGCGGCCGGGAACGGCTTCCTGTGGATCGGCCTGGCGGACCCCACCACGGAGGAGTTCGACCACGTCTCCGACGAGTTCGGCCTGCACCCGCTGGCCGTGGAGGACGCGGTCACCGCGCACCAGCGCCCGAAGGTCGACATCTACCAGGACTCGGTGTTCACCGTCCTGAAGACCGCCGCGTACCACCAGGACCACGAGACCGTCTCCATCGGCGAGCTGATGATCTTCCTGGGCGACTCGTACGTGATGACCGTCCGGCACGGCCCGGAGAGCCCGCTCAAGGACCTGCGGGCCGAGCTGGAGGCCCAGCCCGAACTGCTCGCGCACGGGCCCGCCGCGGTGCTGTACGCGGTCTGCGACCTGGTCGTCGACCAGTACCTGGACGTGGCCACCGAACTGCAGACCGACCTGGACGAGCTGGAGGCGGAGATCTTCTCCCCCGGGCGCTCGCGCGGCGCGGCCGAGCGGATCTACGGCTTCAAGCGGCAGGTGGTGGGCTTCCGCAAGGCGACCTTCCCGCTGATGGAGCCCGCGCTGCGGCTGACCCGGGCCGGCGACGAGGTGCGGGTGCCGTTCGTGGCCGGCGCGCTGCGCCCGTACTTCCGGGACGTGGCGGACCACCTGGCGAAGGTCAACGAGGTGGTGGAGAGCCTGGACCGGCTGCTGTCCGACATCCTCTCCGCCAACCTGGCGCAGGTCAGCGTCCAGCAGAACGACGACATGCGGAAGATCTCCGCCTGGGCCGCGCTGGCCGCCGTGCCGACCATGATCGCCGGTATCTACGGGATGAACTTCGAGCACATGCCGGAGCTTCGGCAGGCGTGGGGCTACCCCGCCGTGCTGCTGGTGATGGCGGGCGTCTGCGTGGGCCTGCACCGGCTGTTCAAGCGCGCGGGGTGGCTGTAG
- a CDS encoding histidine phosphatase family protein — MPTLLLVRHGRSTANSAGILAGWTPGIDLDDTGRAQAAGLPERLAGLPIARLVSSPLERCRQTLEPLAAARPELAAPELDERLGECHYGDWTGRPLSELAEEPLWRTVQDHASAAAFPGGESLRALSHRTVDAVREWNDKIAVDHGPDALWVAATHGDVIKAIVADALGLHLDHFQRISVEPCSVTAIRYTPHRPYLLRLGDTGALSALAPRPHGHSAGDDAVVGGDTGADAGTGTA; from the coding sequence ATGCCCACCCTGCTGCTCGTCCGCCACGGCCGGTCCACCGCCAACTCCGCCGGCATCCTGGCCGGCTGGACCCCCGGAATCGACCTGGACGACACCGGACGGGCCCAGGCCGCCGGCCTGCCCGAGCGGCTGGCCGGCCTGCCGATCGCCCGCCTGGTCAGCAGCCCGCTGGAGCGCTGCCGGCAGACCCTGGAGCCGCTGGCCGCCGCCCGCCCCGAGCTCGCCGCGCCCGAGCTGGACGAGCGGCTGGGGGAGTGCCACTACGGCGACTGGACCGGCCGCCCGCTGAGCGAGCTCGCCGAGGAGCCGCTCTGGCGCACCGTCCAGGACCACGCCTCGGCCGCCGCCTTCCCCGGTGGCGAGTCGCTGCGCGCGCTCAGCCACCGCACCGTCGACGCGGTCCGCGAGTGGAACGACAAGATCGCCGTCGACCACGGGCCGGACGCGCTCTGGGTCGCCGCCACCCACGGCGACGTGATCAAGGCGATCGTCGCCGACGCGCTCGGCCTGCACCTCGACCACTTCCAGCGGATCTCGGTCGAGCCCTGCTCGGTCACCGCGATCCGCTACACCCCGCACCGCCCCTACCTGCTCCGGCTGGGCGACACCGGCGCGCTCTCCGCGCTCGCCCCGCGCCCGCACGGGCACTCGGCGGGCGACGACGCGGTGGTCGGCGGCGACACGGGCGCCGACGCCGGCACCGGCACCGCCTGA
- a CDS encoding DUF3090 domain-containing protein, with product MSRQVHFFDQPERFVAGTVGQPGARAFYLQASSRGRITSVLLEKTQVAALAERIEEVLDEALRRSGGEAPIPAVAPAELLDTAPLDLPLEQEFRVGTMALAWDARDECLVVEAQAYVEEAEDGEEVEVFDDDNGPDLLRVRLSGAMARVFAKRALDLVASGRKPCPFCNLPLDPEGHLCPRANGYRR from the coding sequence GTGTCCCGTCAGGTCCACTTCTTCGACCAGCCCGAGCGCTTCGTGGCCGGCACCGTCGGCCAGCCCGGCGCCCGCGCGTTCTACCTGCAGGCCTCCTCGCGCGGCCGGATCACCAGCGTCCTGCTGGAGAAGACCCAGGTCGCCGCGCTCGCCGAGCGCATCGAGGAGGTCCTCGACGAGGCGCTGCGGCGCAGCGGCGGCGAGGCCCCGATCCCGGCGGTCGCCCCCGCCGAACTGCTCGACACCGCCCCGCTCGACCTGCCGCTGGAGCAGGAGTTCCGGGTCGGCACGATGGCGCTCGCCTGGGACGCCCGGGACGAGTGCCTGGTGGTCGAGGCGCAGGCGTACGTCGAGGAGGCCGAGGACGGCGAGGAGGTCGAGGTCTTCGACGACGACAACGGCCCCGACCTGCTGCGGGTCCGGCTCAGCGGCGCGATGGCCCGGGTGTTCGCCAAGCGCGCCCTGGACCTGGTCGCGTCCGGCCGCAAGCCCTGCCCGTTCTGCAACCTCCCGCTCGACCCGGAGGGCCACCTGTGCCCGCGCGCGAACGGCTACCGGCGCTGA
- a CDS encoding SCO1664 family protein, protein MPARERLPALNSDRAEEREREQPVDAPGTDPATSAALAADPATALTLLREGALAVHGRVTDASNAVLYCTATLDGLTAPCVYKPVSGERPLWDFPDGTLAGRETAAHEVAAATGWHLVPPTLLREGPAGPGMVQLWIEPDPAAPDLLDLQPLDGGPRPGWLPILKAELDGGRLAWLVHRDDERLRRLAVLDAVLNNADRKGGHWLPAADGRVYGIDHGVTFHTDPKLRTLLWGWAGQPLTAEALDVLARLAADLDGGPLADRLRPHLTAAELAALRARTAGLLAAGRHPVPSPEWPSIPWPPV, encoded by the coding sequence GTGCCCGCGCGCGAACGGCTACCGGCGCTGAACTCCGACCGGGCGGAAGAACGGGAGCGGGAGCAGCCGGTCGACGCCCCCGGCACCGACCCCGCCACCAGCGCCGCGCTCGCCGCCGACCCGGCCACCGCGCTGACCCTGCTGCGCGAGGGCGCGCTGGCCGTGCACGGCCGGGTCACCGACGCCTCCAACGCCGTCCTCTACTGCACGGCCACCCTGGACGGCCTGACCGCGCCCTGCGTCTACAAGCCGGTCTCGGGGGAGCGCCCGCTGTGGGACTTCCCGGACGGCACGCTGGCCGGCCGGGAGACCGCCGCGCACGAGGTCGCCGCCGCCACCGGCTGGCACCTCGTCCCGCCGACCCTGCTGCGCGAGGGCCCGGCCGGCCCCGGCATGGTCCAGCTCTGGATCGAGCCCGACCCGGCCGCGCCCGACCTGCTCGACCTCCAGCCGCTGGACGGCGGCCCCCGGCCGGGCTGGCTGCCGATCCTGAAGGCCGAACTGGACGGCGGCCGGCTCGCCTGGCTGGTGCACCGCGACGACGAGCGGCTGCGCCGCCTCGCCGTGCTGGACGCCGTCCTCAACAACGCCGACCGCAAGGGCGGCCACTGGCTGCCCGCCGCCGACGGCCGGGTCTACGGCATCGACCACGGCGTCACCTTCCACACCGACCCGAAGCTGCGCACCCTGCTCTGGGGCTGGGCCGGACAGCCGCTCACCGCCGAGGCGCTCGACGTCCTGGCCCGGCTCGCCGCCGACCTGGACGGCGGCCCGCTCGCCGACCGGCTGCGCCCGCACCTGACCGCCGCCGAACTGGCCGCGCTGCGGGCCCGGACGGCCGGGCTGCTGGCCGCCGGACGGCATCCCGTGCCGTCACCGGAGTGGCCTTCTATTCCCTGGCCGCCGGTCTGA
- the mshC gene encoding cysteine--1-D-myo-inosityl 2-amino-2-deoxy-alpha-D-glucopyranoside ligase — MHAWPASEVPALPGQGLPLRIYDTATSSVREVVPTGPTARLYVCGITPYDATHLGHAATYTTFDLVQRVWKDAGHDVLYVQNVTDVDDPLLERAVATGQDWTVLAERETALFREDMTALRMLPPAHYIGAVESIPWIVPLVQRLLASGAAYEVDGDVYFSVESDPRFGEVSGLTREQMLPVFAERGGDPERPGKKNPLDALLWLAARPGEPAWETELGHGRPGWHIECVAIALQFLGMDFDIQGGGSDLSFPHHEMGAAHAQVALGEHPYARAYVHAGMVGLDGHKMSKSRGNLVFVSALRRDGVDPAAIRLALLAHHYRSDWEWTPADLDTALTRLAAWRDAVSRPDGPSAQALLAEVRAALADDLDAPAALAAVDRWAAAARADGGEDTGAPGLVSRTVDALLGVAL; from the coding sequence ATGCATGCCTGGCCCGCCTCCGAGGTTCCCGCCCTGCCCGGTCAGGGGCTTCCCCTGCGCATTTACGACACCGCCACGAGCAGTGTCCGAGAGGTCGTGCCCACCGGGCCGACCGCCCGGCTCTACGTCTGCGGCATCACCCCCTACGACGCGACCCACCTGGGCCACGCAGCCACCTACACCACCTTCGACCTCGTCCAGCGGGTCTGGAAGGACGCCGGCCACGACGTCCTGTACGTCCAGAACGTGACCGACGTCGACGACCCGCTGCTGGAGCGGGCCGTCGCCACCGGCCAGGACTGGACGGTGCTCGCCGAGCGCGAGACCGCCCTGTTCCGCGAGGACATGACCGCGCTGCGGATGCTCCCGCCCGCGCACTACATCGGCGCCGTCGAGTCGATCCCGTGGATCGTCCCGCTGGTGCAGCGCCTGCTCGCCTCCGGCGCCGCCTACGAGGTCGACGGCGACGTCTACTTCTCCGTCGAGTCCGACCCCCGCTTCGGCGAGGTCTCCGGCCTCACCCGCGAGCAGATGCTCCCGGTCTTCGCCGAGCGCGGCGGCGACCCCGAGCGCCCCGGCAAGAAGAACCCGCTGGACGCGCTGCTCTGGCTCGCCGCCCGGCCCGGCGAACCCGCCTGGGAGACCGAGCTCGGCCACGGCCGCCCCGGCTGGCACATCGAGTGCGTCGCCATCGCCCTCCAGTTCCTGGGCATGGACTTCGACATCCAGGGCGGCGGCAGCGACCTGTCCTTCCCGCACCACGAGATGGGCGCCGCGCACGCCCAGGTCGCCCTCGGCGAGCACCCCTACGCCCGCGCGTACGTGCACGCCGGCATGGTCGGCCTGGACGGGCACAAGATGTCCAAGTCCCGCGGCAACCTGGTCTTCGTCTCGGCGCTGCGCCGTGACGGCGTCGACCCCGCCGCGATCCGGCTCGCCCTGCTCGCCCACCACTACCGCAGCGACTGGGAGTGGACCCCCGCCGACCTCGACACCGCGCTGACCCGCCTCGCCGCCTGGCGGGACGCGGTCTCCCGCCCGGACGGCCCCTCCGCCCAGGCCCTGCTGGCGGAGGTCCGCGCGGCCCTCGCCGACGACCTCGACGCCCCGGCCGCCCTGGCCGCCGTCGACCGCTGGGCGGCCGCCGCCCGGGCGGACGGCGGCGAGGACACCGGCGCCCCCGGCCTGGTCTCCCGGACGGTCGACGCCCTGCTCGGCGTCGCCCTCTGA
- a CDS encoding PAC2 family protein has protein sequence MIELEDLPELIDPVMICAFEGWNDAGDAASAALGHLDETWGGKVFAALDAEDYYDFQVNRPTIWLDGGVRRITWPTTRLSVVRVTDPKPRDLVLVRGIEPSMRWRSYCNELLGFAHELGVELVVILGALLGDTPHTRPVPVSGVTSDPTVARSLDLEESRYEGPTGIVGVLQEACAHAGVPAVTFWAAVPHYVSQPPNPKATLALINKVEDLLDLRIPPGELADDARAWQVGVDQLAAEDSEVAEYVQQLEEAQDTAELPEASGDAIAREFERYLRRRDNQGPKGEKPITGHATERPKDDDEE, from the coding sequence GTGATCGAGCTGGAAGACCTTCCCGAGTTGATCGACCCGGTGATGATCTGCGCCTTCGAAGGCTGGAACGACGCCGGCGACGCGGCCTCCGCCGCGCTCGGGCACCTCGACGAGACCTGGGGCGGCAAGGTGTTCGCCGCGCTCGACGCCGAGGACTACTACGACTTCCAGGTCAATCGGCCCACCATCTGGCTCGACGGCGGGGTCCGCCGGATCACCTGGCCGACCACCCGGCTGTCGGTGGTCCGGGTGACCGACCCCAAGCCGCGCGACCTGGTGCTCGTCCGGGGCATCGAGCCCAGCATGCGCTGGCGCTCCTACTGCAACGAACTGCTGGGCTTCGCGCACGAGTTGGGCGTGGAGCTGGTCGTCATCCTGGGCGCCCTGCTGGGCGACACCCCGCACACCCGGCCCGTCCCGGTCTCGGGCGTCACCTCGGACCCGACGGTGGCCCGCTCGCTCGACCTGGAGGAGAGCCGGTACGAGGGCCCCACCGGCATCGTGGGCGTCCTCCAGGAGGCCTGCGCGCACGCCGGGGTGCCCGCGGTGACCTTCTGGGCCGCCGTCCCGCACTACGTCTCGCAGCCGCCCAACCCGAAGGCCACCCTCGCCCTGATCAACAAGGTCGAGGACCTGCTGGACCTGCGCATCCCGCCGGGCGAGCTCGCCGACGACGCCCGGGCCTGGCAGGTCGGGGTCGACCAGCTCGCCGCGGAGGACTCCGAAGTCGCGGAGTACGTCCAGCAGTTGGAGGAGGCGCAGGACACCGCGGAGCTGCCGGAGGCCTCCGGCGACGCGATCGCCCGGGAGTTCGAGCGGTACCTGCGGCGGCGCGACAACCAGGGGCCGAAGGGCGAGAAGCCGATCACCGGGCACGCCACCGAGCGGCCGAAGGACGACGACGAGGAGTAG
- the adhP gene encoding alcohol dehydrogenase AdhP: MKAAVVRDFTKPLEIEEREVPSPEPHQVLVRIECSGLCHTDIHAAHGDWPVKPSPPFVPGHEGVGIVEAAGDQVRHVKVGERVAIPWLADACGRCDFCVTGWETLCLSQHNSGYSVDGAYAQYALAHGDYVVPVPDGVDPMDAAPLSCAGVTTYKAVKLAGARPGTRVLISGIGGLGHLALQYARIFGAETVAVDITDEKLKLAEELGADHVIDARTQDVAHEVQKLGGADAAVSLAVSNASFRAAYDSLRRGGTLVLVALPAEGELTLPVFDTVLNGTKVIGSIVGTRQDLAEVFRLHQLGRTKVIRETRKLEDVNTCFDEVLGGKVSARLVFDMR; encoded by the coding sequence ATGAAGGCAGCCGTCGTCCGGGACTTCACCAAGCCGCTGGAGATCGAGGAGCGCGAGGTGCCGTCCCCGGAGCCGCACCAGGTGCTGGTGCGGATCGAGTGCTCCGGCCTGTGCCACACCGACATCCACGCCGCGCACGGCGACTGGCCGGTCAAGCCGTCCCCGCCGTTCGTGCCCGGCCACGAGGGCGTGGGCATCGTGGAGGCGGCCGGCGACCAGGTCCGGCACGTCAAGGTCGGCGAGCGGGTGGCGATCCCGTGGCTGGCCGACGCCTGCGGCCGGTGCGACTTCTGCGTGACCGGCTGGGAGACGCTCTGCCTCAGCCAGCACAACTCCGGCTACTCGGTGGACGGCGCGTACGCCCAGTACGCGCTGGCGCACGGCGACTACGTCGTCCCGGTGCCGGACGGCGTCGACCCGATGGACGCCGCCCCGCTGTCCTGCGCGGGCGTCACCACCTACAAGGCGGTCAAGCTCGCCGGCGCCCGGCCGGGCACCCGGGTGCTGATCTCCGGCATCGGCGGCCTCGGCCACCTGGCGCTGCAGTACGCCCGGATCTTCGGCGCCGAGACGGTCGCCGTCGACATCACCGACGAGAAGCTCAAGCTGGCCGAGGAACTCGGCGCCGACCACGTCATCGACGCCCGCACCCAGGACGTCGCGCACGAGGTGCAGAAGCTCGGCGGCGCGGACGCGGCGGTCTCGCTGGCCGTCTCCAACGCGTCGTTCCGGGCCGCCTACGACTCGCTGCGCCGCGGCGGCACGCTCGTCCTGGTCGCCCTGCCCGCCGAGGGCGAGCTGACCCTGCCGGTGTTCGACACGGTGCTGAACGGGACGAAGGTGATCGGCTCGATCGTCGGCACCCGGCAGGACCTGGCCGAGGTGTTCCGGCTGCACCAGCTGGGCCGGACGAAGGTGATCCGGGAGACCCGCAAGCTGGAGGACGTCAACACCTGCTTCGACGAGGTGCTGGGCGGCAAGGTCTCGGCCCGACTGGTGTTCGACATGCGCTGA
- a CDS encoding LacI family DNA-binding transcriptional regulator: protein MTRRLAEVAKKVGVSEATVSRVLNEKPGVSEATRAAVLTALDVLGYERPTQLRGERARLIGLVLPELGNPIFPAFAEAVGGALAGQGFTPVLCTQTAGGVSEADYVDLLLEQHVSGVVFFGGLYAQGDAPHDHYQRLAERSLPTVLLNAAIDDLDFPRVSCDDAVAVEQAFGHLRQLGHTRIGLVLGPLDHMPSQRKLAAARAVVAKLGLDLPDEHVERALFSLEGGQAATTRLLRQGVTGVVCASDPLALGAVRAVRRAGLAVPDDVSVVGYDDSSFMMCTDPPLTTVRQPIEAMGRAVVDLLVGEIAGVRVTHDELLFEPELVVRGSTAPARERSRPGE, encoded by the coding sequence ATGACACGACGACTCGCCGAGGTGGCGAAGAAGGTCGGAGTCAGCGAGGCGACGGTCAGCCGGGTGCTGAACGAGAAGCCCGGTGTCTCCGAAGCGACCAGGGCGGCCGTGCTCACCGCCCTCGACGTGCTCGGCTACGAGCGCCCCACCCAGCTGCGCGGCGAGCGGGCCCGGCTGATCGGGCTGGTGCTGCCGGAGCTGGGCAACCCGATCTTCCCGGCGTTCGCCGAGGCGGTGGGCGGCGCGCTGGCCGGGCAGGGGTTCACGCCGGTGCTGTGCACCCAGACCGCGGGCGGCGTCTCCGAGGCGGACTACGTCGACCTGCTGCTGGAGCAGCACGTCTCCGGCGTGGTCTTCTTCGGCGGCCTGTACGCGCAGGGCGACGCCCCGCACGACCACTACCAGCGGCTGGCCGAGCGCAGCCTGCCGACCGTGCTGCTGAACGCGGCCATCGACGACCTGGACTTCCCCCGGGTGTCCTGCGACGACGCGGTGGCGGTCGAGCAGGCCTTCGGCCACCTGCGCCAGCTCGGGCACACCAGGATCGGCCTGGTGCTCGGCCCGCTCGACCACATGCCCTCGCAGCGCAAGCTGGCCGCCGCCCGCGCGGTGGTCGCCAAGCTGGGCCTCGACCTGCCGGACGAGCACGTCGAGCGGGCGCTGTTCAGTCTGGAGGGCGGCCAGGCGGCCACCACCCGGCTGCTGCGCCAGGGCGTCACCGGCGTGGTCTGCGCGAGCGACCCGCTGGCGCTGGGCGCGGTCCGCGCGGTGCGCCGGGCCGGGCTCGCGGTGCCGGACGACGTCTCGGTGGTCGGCTACGACGACTCCTCGTTCATGATGTGCACCGACCCGCCGCTGACCACCGTCCGGCAGCCGATCGAGGCGATGGGCCGCGCGGTGGTGGACCTGCTGGTCGGCGAGATCGCCGGGGTCCGGGTCACCCACGACGAGCTGCTG